The following proteins are encoded in a genomic region of Candida albicans SC5314 chromosome 4, complete sequence:
- a CDS encoding uncharacterized protein (Ortholog of C. dubliniensis CD36 : Cd36_45760, C. parapsilosis CDC317 : CPAR2_401920, Candida tenuis NRRL Y-1498 : CANTEDRAFT_126814 and Debaryomyces hansenii CBS767 : DEHA2D16742g), protein MIVLPDTPPVAIKFKNSKVSPQLLSVRAAIELQQQVTDSTSYLIHLEEYLKCLLAYIDQNGTGNSFVLCEGIPWTNVISPKQRKIPKLGSSTDNKITWTAQNELYMTLIGITLTYLKKAAEMTNAIIDEETDNVGQFNENWKHIMSYYKTGISYILYAMNLPPVQQQEPPQLQMNNVLLSIIHKISQVSIQIVILIKFSWINRNSFQFKGETIQTENNSTLSKVAIYILQELKVIKNLINGMEKSEQDFTLDCSHWIKYLNVIEKYINGYAGLFQSLQMYKEDKLGHALGLVHFSLLSLQSKQAVITESTKSTKNIIRNVRMKFNNKKNEMILSNLNSVSSLQIDKSAFNEKSSPSSRLILNDLNYLFDQLIKLNLKFTKENNNLKFDTIVKWSDIFVDSKWPTGCPIPISEIKPYDPHPNQEVTEVKLDYTGRGAYY, encoded by the coding sequence ATGATTGTCTTACCAGATACACCACCAGTGGCtataaaatttaaaaactCCAAAGTTTCTCCACAATTGTTATCAGTACGAGCAGCAATTGAGCTCCAACAACAAGTGACTGATAGCACCTCctatttgattcatttagAAGAGTATTTAAAGTGTTTATTAGCCTATATAGACCAAAATGGAACCGGGAACTCGTTTGTGCTATGTGAAGGTATACCATGGACAAATGTTATCTCTCCAAAACAAAGGAAGATACCAAAATTAGGGTCAAGCACCGACAATAAGATTACCTGGACAGCCCAAAATGAATTGTACATGACACTTATCGGAATAACATTGacatatttgaaaaaagctGCAGAAATGACCAATGCAATTATTGACGAGGAAACAGATAATGTGGGGCAATTTAATGAGAATTGGAAACATATCATGTCTTATTACAAAACTGGGATATCTTATATTTTATATGCAATGAATTTACCACCAgtgcaacaacaagaaccTCCACAACTCCAAATGAACAATGTCTTGTTGAGTATAATTCATAAAATATCTCAAGTATCCATTCAAATAgttattttgattaaattttcTTGGATCAATAGAAACTCGTTCCAATTCAAAGGAGAAACAATACAAACAGAAAACAATTCCACATTATCAAAAGTGGCTATCTACATATTACAGGAGTTAAAAGtgataaagaatttgattaatggGATGGAAAAAAGTGAACAGGACTTTACATTAGATTGTTCACATTGGATAAAGTATTTGAatgtaattgaaaaatacaTTAATGGATATGCTGGATTATTTCAAAGTTTACAAATGTACAAGGAGGACAAATTAGGCCATGCCTTAGGTTTGGTTCATTTCAGTCTCTTATCTTTACAAAGTAAACAAGCTGTCATTACAGAGTCtacaaaatcaaccaaaaatataattcgCAATGTGAGAAtgaaattcaacaataaaaagaatgagATGATACTATCTAACTTGAATTCAGTTTCAAGTTTGCAGATTGACAAATCGGCATTTAACGAGAAATCTTCACCTTCATCTAGATTAATTCTCAATGACTTGAATTATctttttgatcaattgatcaaactAAATCTCAAGTTTACtaaagaaaacaacaatttgaaatttgatacTATAGTTAAATGGCTGGATATATTTGTTGACAGCAAATGGCCCACTGGCTGTCCTATCCCCATTTCTGAAATTAAACCCTATGATCCCCACCCAAACCAAGAAGTAACTGAAGTAAAACTAGATTATACCGGTCGCGGAGCATACTACTAA
- the SEC3 gene encoding GTP-Rho binding exocyst subunit (Predicted subunit of the exocyst complex, involved in exocytosis; required for hyphal growth after the first septin ring formation; interacts with septins Cdc3p, Cdc10p, and Cdc11p; localizes to a crescent on the surface of the hyphal tip): MFRSPKRSKQKQSQPQPQPPPQPQPQQQPQQQSRSHHHHVPNPAHLFSHPSSHRQQSPYPPPGPGSQTNSGYSTPQRNGMSPLQTNVARMAGPNSPAGSTNSEQQRKLTTDKIISDCYSKVIIDGGRKVNDVSYITHIGVIEYSHYPSAPPPSNTNFGTVKHRILVLCKKNSGRMQLQKGKYQADKNFYQIGRTWDLSELQYIKKVGPEGLILQLNKVYYWKCDEDANRVWKFARYLTQHYGMFMGKYPRLEGFSLDDFMLPTIPKSPTTTVPRSPSLNEPNPDPQLLKSRSLKRKNMPNPVLPQPPTAPATKTPPMPSKPEELYKDMDFTVNGALPQKQMKVISRESNDRGFASKLDPGRSVHEQQKPQGSHSQSGFNSPSQDGTHQAPPPKKHSQHPYFQRSPMNGTDSSSVVSNDSHSFVFGSNDDKNQSRERSDNSSRSSRQQQGSIGTGSQSTNTKGSQTNSYASKKQERESVASQKSAEDVVKEFSEAIPPKRKMAASATVPDFGVEEITDDSEDDQRPAPTFSIRKRQQQIKAQDKKNEETQKVTNEQPIRHHHEDATTSFADKSSHYDEKTFASQKGLGIYPAGSGSFIEESTKLEGQNSASSNLQDLQDLLSSHIDRAQEDSFDFNDVSNEKSADDLNEIPEIRVAGPSNNLNGDTNSFEGEPLEKGLNIVRKSETPENEKVNPSSIIPKDQRDVEVDTLINQIGWSVKDTTDTLMKKLSKELNNSKQDIVSKLVSIDLTNNSGNDIGSALNEVDNMTQIFQKMEVRLKLVRNELQSSATA; this comes from the coding sequence ATGTTCAGAAGTCCTAAGAgatcaaaacaaaagcaaTCCCAACCTCAACCTCAACCTCCACCTCAACCTCAACCTCAACAACagccacaacaacaatctaGACTGCACCATCATCATGTCCCTAATCCTGCTCATTTATTTTCCCATCCATCAAGTCATCGTCAACAATCACCATATCCACCACCTGGACCGGGATCACAGACAAACTCCGGTTACTCCACCCCTCAAAGAAACGGAATGAGTCCGCTTCAAACTAATGTAGCAAGAATGGCTGGACCCAACTCTCCTGCTGGGAGCACCAATTCTGAACAGCAACGAAAATTAACTACAGACAAGATTATTTCCGATTGCTACTCAAAAGTAATAATTGATGGAGGAAGAAAAGTCAATGATGTTTCGTATATAACACATATCGGTGTTATTGAGTATTCACACTACCCATCGGCCCCTCCACCTTCCAATACGAATTTTGGTACAGTTAAACATCGTATACTTGTTTTGTGTAAAAAGAATTCTGGAAGAATGCAACTACAAAAGGGGAAGTATCAAGCTGATAAGAATTTCTACCAAATTGGGAGAACATGGGATCTATCGGAACTACAATATATTAAAAAAGTTGGACCAGAAGGGTTGATTCTACAATTAAACAAAGTATATTATTGGAAATGTGACGAGGATGCTAATCGTGTGTGGAAATTTGCTCGTTACTTAACTCAACATTATGGGATGTTTATGGGGAAATACCCTAGGCTTGAAGGGTTTTCGCTTGATGATTTCATGTTACCTACAATCCCCAAATCTCCAACAACTACTGTACCTAGATCACCTTCATTAAATGAGCCGAATCCTGATCCTCAATTGTTAAAGTCACGttcattgaaaagaaagaacatGCCGAACCCAGTCTTACCACAACCACCTACTGCACCAGCAACGAAAACCCCACCAATGCCTTCCAAACCGGAAGAATTATACAAAGATATGGACTTTACAGTCAATGGTGCGTTGCctcaaaaacaaatgaagGTGATACTGCGTGAGTCGAATGATAGAGGCTTTGCTAGCAAACTTGACCCTGGCCGATCCGTTCATGAACAACAAAAGCCCCAAGGCAGTCACCTGCAACTGGGCTTTAACAGCCCAAGCCAGGATGGTACTCATCAAGCACCTCCACCTAAAAAACACAGTCAACATCCATATTTCCAAAGGTCACCAATGAATGGAACCGATTCTTCCAGTGTTGTTAGTAATGATTCTCATAGCTTTGTTTTTGGttcaaatgatgataaaaacCAATCGCGAGAAAGACTGGATAATAGCTCAAGGTCTTCcagacaacaacaaggaTCCATAGGAACTGGTTCACAGTCCACAAATACCAAGGGTCTGCAAACCAATAGCTATGCGAgtaaaaaacaagaaaggGAATCTGTTGCGTCTCAAAAATCTGCAGAAGATGTTGTCAAGGAATTTTCAGAAGCGATCccaccaaaaagaaaaatggcTGCTTCAGCAACAGTTCCTGATTTTGGTGTTGAAGAGATTACCGATGACAGTGAAGATGATCAACGACCTGCTCCTACATTTAGTATCCGTAAGCGCCAGCAGCAAATAAAGGCTCAGGATAAGAAAAATGAAGAGACCCAGAAAGTTACAAATGAACAACCAATACGCCACCACCATGAAGATGCAACTACCAGTTTTGCTGACAAATCCAGTCATTATGACGAGAAAACTTTTGCGTCTCAAAAGGGATTGGGAATTTATCCAGCTGGATCCGGGTCCTTTATTGAGGAATCTACGAAATTGGAAGGTCAAAACAGTGCTAGTTCTAATCTTCAAGATTTACAAGATTTATTATCGTCACATATTGATAGAGCCCAAGAGgattcttttgattttaatgatGTCAGTAACGAAAAGAGTGCTGATGACTTGAATGAAATTCCTGAAATTCGTGTAGCTGGCCCatcaaacaatttgaatGGTGACACAAATAGTTTTGAAGGCGAACCCCTTGAAAAGGGTTTGAATATAGTTAGAAAGTCGGAAACACCAGAGAACGAAAAAGTCAACCCATCGTCTATCATTCCAAAAGACCAAAGAGATGTTGAAGTAGACACATTAATTAATCAGATTGGGTGGTCGGTCAAAGATACCACAGATActttgatgaaaaagttgagtaaggaattgaataatagTAAACAGGATATTGTATCGAAATTGGTGTCAATAGACTTGACCAACAATTCAGGAAATGATATAGGGTCTGCTTTGAATGAAGTGGATAATATGACTCAGATTTTCCAGAAGATGGAGGTGAGATTGAAACTTGTACGAAATGAGCTACAAAGTTCTGCTACTGCTTGA
- the PGA43 gene encoding Pga43p (Putative GPI-anchored protein), with product MHQRNHHSILLTLLLYLQSIVALARIIDPEFGTYSNPNPRKYPQCQANDLVKLSSCCNELLHKLDQCKSDDLACECCALQSIDRDCYHLCPGNPSTNFLTVLLQDCAQLSEINACALPFKKTDDLLVDKKKGTPNSKSAVQALEADEKYDASLKSKVHNKVDEIKSHVKQDQFLKKKIKLLIDKDETFAIQNHSNNSNNTISAKSESGSVCLTSSYLNSPIIILCAILTGTLFAMY from the coding sequence ATGCATCAACGTAATCACCACTCGATATTATTAACACTTTTACTTTATCTCCAATCAATAGTTGCCCTAGCACGAATTATTGATCCAGAATTTGGGACCTACCTGAATCCTAATCCTCGGAAGTATCCACAATGTCAAGCCAATGATTTAGTAAAATTGTCATCATGTTGTAATGAGTTGTTACACAAATTGGACCAGTGTAAATCAGACGATTTGGCTTGTGAGTGTTGTGCATTACAACTGATTGATCGAGACTGTTATCATTTGTGTCCTGGTAATCCACTGACAAACTTTTTAACGGTTTTACTACAAGATTGTGCTCAATTAAGCGAGATAAATGCTTGTGCATTACCATTCAAAAAGACAGATGATTTGCTCGTTGACAAAAAGAAGGGAACTCCAAATTCCAAATCCGCAGTTCAAGCGTTAGAAGCTGACGAAAAGTATGATGCTAGTCTCAAGAGTAAAGTGCATAACAAGGTTGATGAGATCAAGAGCCACGTCAAACAAGACCAATTCCtcaagaagaaaatcaaGTTGCTTATCGATAAAGACGAAACATTTGCAATTCAAAACCACTCAAATAATTCTAATAACACCATTTCGGCAAAATCAGAAAGTGGATCAGTGTGTTTAACCTCATCGTACTTAAACAGTCCAATAATTATACTTTGTGCTATTCTAACAGGAACTCTTTTCGCTATGTATTAA
- the ERG26 gene encoding sterol-4-alpha-carboxylate 3-dehydrogenase (decarboxylating) (C-3 sterol dehydrogenase, catalyzes the 2nd of 3 steps required to remove 2 C-4 methyl groups from an intermediate in ergosterol biosynthesis; amphotericin B, caspofungin repressed; Spider biofilm repressed) has translation MSESLQSVLIIGGSGFLGLHLIEQFYRHCPNVAITVFDVRPLPEKLSKYFTFDPSKIQFFKGDLTSDKDVSDAINQSKCDVIVHSASPMHGLPQEIYEKVNVQGTKNLLSVAQKLHVKALVYTSSAGVIFNGQDVINADETWPYPEVHMDGYNETKAAAEEAVMKANDNDQLRTVCLRPAGIFGPGDRQLVPGLRASAKLGQSKYQLGDNNNLFDWTYVGNVADAHVLAAQKILDKSTRDDISGQTFFITNDSPTYFWTLARTVWKNDGYIDKYYIKLPYPVALTLGYISEFVAKNILKKEPGITPFRVKVVCAIRYHNIAKAKKLLGYKPEVDLETGINYTLDWMNEDL, from the coding sequence ATGAGTGAATCTTTACAGTCAGTATTAATCATTGGAGGATCAGGATTTTTGGGACTTCATTTAATAGAACAATTTTATAGACATTGTCCTAATGTGGCAATCACAGTTTTCGATGTTCGTCCTTTACCTGAGAAGTTATCGAAATATTTCACATTTGATCCTTcaaaaatacaatttttcaaaggTGATTTAACTTCCGATAAAGATGTCTCTGATGCTATAAATCAATCTAAATGTGATGTAATTGTTCATTCAGCTTCACCGATGCATGGATTACCTCAAGAAATTTATGAAAAAGTTAATGTTCAAGGAACCAAAAATTTGCTTTCAGTAGCACAGAAATTACATGTCAAGGCTTTAGTCTACACCTCCTCAGCTGGTGTGATATTTAATGGACAAGATGTTATTAATGCTGATGAAACTTGGCCATACCCTGAAGTTCATATGGATGGTTATAACGAAACAAAAGCCGCAGCTGAAGAAGCTGTCATGAAAGCCAACGATAATGATCAATTGCGTACTGTTTGTTTACGTCCTGCGGGTATTTTTGGACCTGGTGATCGTCAATTGGTTCCTGGATTAAGAGCAAGTGCTAAATTAGGACAACTGAAATACCAATTGGGtgataacaataatttgtttgattggACATATGTTGGAAATGTAGCCGATGCTCATGTTTTGGCAGCACAAAAGATTTTAGATAAATCTACAAGAGACGACATTAGTGGTCAAACATTTTTTATAACTAATGACTCACCAACATATTTTTGGACATTGGCAAGAACTGTTTGGAAAAATGATGGTTacattgataaatattaCATTAAATTGCCATATCCAGTAGCATTGACTTTAGGTTATATTAGTGAGTTTGTTGctaaaaatattttgaaaaaagagcCGGGTATTACACCATTTAGAGTTAAAGTTGTGTGCGCCATAAGGTACCATAATATTGCTAAAgctaaaaaattattaggCTATAAACCAGAAGTTGATTTGGAAACTGGTATCAACTACACTTTAGATTGGATGAATGAAGATTTGTAA
- a CDS encoding uncharacterized protein (Predicted oxidoreductase; rat catheter biofilm induced) produces the protein MKAAVVPISIKDNYLTEIKDIPKPEIKDDQILIKAKACAINPIDWKHIVYQMSKPGDVAGSDVSGIVEQVGANVTNFKKGDLVSSFVMGNMSPMSGAFAEYVAAFPQATIKYDHDLDNPPKAKASMIDSFEGAASITMGLTTVAQSFSHSLNIPKHKKPGDSILIWSGATATGIVAIQVAKLVYNLKVITTASPRNHEYLKELGADFTLDYKDPKIVDKLKSLGHIKFGLDTIATPQTFQKLYDATQGTPEVYLDSLLGMDGNSIKTDPARETTVHWGHTMGYLCVLKTKTLGSTTYVQSTELLNDYNKWWENVMPTIINKIKHANLKILPNGLESANEGLQMSRESKVSGEKIVFKI, from the coding sequence ATGAAGGCCGCTGTTGTTCCAATATCCATTAAGGATAATTATTTAACTGAAATTAAAGATATCCCAAAACCGgaaattaaagatgatCAAATCTTAATCAAAGCTAAAGCTTGTGCCATCAATCCAATTGATTGGAAACATATCGTTTACCAAATGAGTAAACCAGGTGATGTAGCTGGAAGTGATGTTAGTGGAATTGTTGAACAAGTTGGGGCCAATGTgacaaattttaaaaaggGGGATTTGGTAAGTTCATTTGTAATGGGGAATATGTCACCAATGAGTGGTGCATTTGCCGAATATGTTGCTGCATTTCCTCAAGCCACTATTAAGTATGATCACGATTTAGATAACCCACCAAAGGCAAAAGCTTCCATGattgattcatttgaaGGTGCAGCGAGTATTACTATGGGATTGACAACTGTTGCTCAATCATTTTCACATTCTTTGAATATACCAAAACATAAGAAACCAGGTGATTCCATTTTGATTTGGAGTGGTGCTACTGCAACTGGTATTGTAGCAATCCAAGTTGCAAAATTagtttataatttaaagGTTATCACTACTGCCTCACCAAGAAATCATGAATATTTGAAAGAGTTAGGAGCTGATTTCACATTGGATTATAAAGATCCTAAAATTGTTGACAAATTGAAACTGCTTGGACACATCAAATTTGGGTTGGATACAATTGCTACTCCACAGACATTTCAAAAACTTTATGATGCCACACAAGGTACTCCTGAAGTTTATTTGGATTCCTTATTAGGAATGGATGGTAATTCTATCAAGACGGATCCCGCAAGAGAAACTACTGTTCATTGGGGGCATACTATGGGTTATCTTTGTGTTCTTAAAACGAAAACTTTAGGCTCAACTACATATGTCCAATCAACAGAGTTGTTGAATGATTATAATAAATGGTGGGAAAATGTCATGCCAACgattattaataaaataaaacatGCAAATTTAAAGATTTTACCCAATGGATTGGAATCAGCCAATGAAGGGTTACAAATGTCAAGAGAGAGTAAAGTTTCTGGAGAGAAGattgtttttaaaatttaa
- a CDS encoding chromatin DNA-binding EKC/KEOPS complex subunit (Ortholog(s) have chromatin DNA binding activity and role in positive regulation of transcription from RNA polymerase II promoter by pheromones, tRNA threonylcarbamoyladenosine metabolic process, telomere maintenance via recombination) — protein MSLPYTLELNIPFETFNQAAIAKNTLSPDPILRSDELTIDYATDSNNLKVKFSGVSDRVIRVAISNMIDNIKTIIECMDEFDGKKDQLFELQDYKNNG, from the coding sequence ATGTCACTCCCTTATACCCTTGAACTAAATATCCCGTTTGAAACTTTCAATCAAGCAGCAATTGCAAAGAATACGCTATCACCAGATCCAATACTCAGATCAGATGAGttaacaattgattatgCTACAGATTCCAACAATCTCAAAGTGAAATTTTCAGGAGTGAGTGATCGAGTTATTCGTGTGGCTATAAGTAATATGATAgataatattaaaacaatCATAGAATGTATGGACGAATTTGATGGTAAAAAAgatcaattgtttgaattaCAAGATTATAAGAATAATGGATAG
- the PGA42 gene encoding Pga42p (Putative GPI-anchored adhesin-like protein; decreased transcription is observed in azole-resistant strains that overexpress CDR1 and CDR2 or MDR1), which translates to MKFIILLFALIHITVAANRALIIDYSYYGCNLDCYIASNQENTCGAHDDDVSDQQYHACLCMNYDYFTNLMNCNCFDSNVYYVSSSICSMATASSEFETYDGAPSTMDVSTTDYSSSTEDISFTEDVSFTEDDSFTEYSSFTKYSSFTKYSSSVSSFTKVIWSTLETSSIKGIAATTSSYFTNAQTTSGTANDSSISKPSGSQIFVLCVISVVGFIFFFLFFLSLFV; encoded by the coding sequence atgaagtttattatattattatttgcttTAATTCACATCACTGTTGCTGCTAATAGAGCTCTTATCATAGATTACCTGTACTATGGTTGCAACTTAGACTGTTATATAGCTCTGAATCAAGAGAATACATGTGGCGCccatgatgatgatgtttcGGACCAACAATATCATGCTTGTTTATGCATGAATTATGATTATTTTACtaatttgatgaattgtaATTGTTTTGATAGCAATGTTTATTATGtctcatcatcaatttgttcTATGGCAACTGCAAGCTCAGAATTTGAAACGTATGATGGTGCCCCGTCAACCATGGATGTCTCAACTACTGATTATAGCTCATCAACAGAGGATATTTCATTCACAGAGGATGTTTCATTCACAGAGGATGATTCATTCACAGAGTATAGTTCATTCACAAAGTATAGTTCATTCACAAAGTATAGTTCATCTGTTTCTTCCTTCACTAAAGTCATTTGGTCCACTTTAGAGACTTCATCGATTAAGGGCATTGCAGCTACCACAAGCAGTTATTTTACCAACGCTCAAACAACTTCAGGAACTGCTAatgattcatcaatatctaAACCTAGTGGATCTCagatttttgttttatgtGTGATTTCAGTTGTTggatttattttctttttccttttcttccTCAGTTTATTTGTCTAG
- the PGA41 gene encoding Pga41p (Putative GPI-anchored protein; adhesin-like protein): MKFTIVLFTLISVTVAAAATTTTTAAANRIQNKAYAYYYCNSYCTQAVNDENSCGYYDTDVSNQEYYACLCTKSSYYNNLRSCDCFTKVVYYYSTSICSRANVGTYVGGRTSTTWGVSATKYRSSTSTSSLTRKSSSIGASPSIAIASSTKESSSTESSSSLEQSSSAGQSSSTEQSPSTEVSSSSSIEESSSNQDISSTDSITTISSDSSTGNTDSPTQGGGGNSGNNGSNGDGGNDASGGGGVVNENEQASSPPSSQSSTNSNQPNSSQTAPGAANYLSSVSVGTLMILVLGLI, from the coding sequence ATGAAGTTTACTATTGTATTATTTACCTTGATTCTGGTTACggttgctgctgctgctactactactactactgctgCTGCTAATAGAATCCAAAACAAAGCTTATGCATACTATTATTGCAATTCATATTGTACTCAAGCTGtgaatgatgaaaattCTTGTGGTTATTATGATACTGATGtttcaaatcaagaatATTATGCATGTTTATGTACCAAATCAagttattataataatttgagAAGTTGTGATTGTTTTACTAAAgtagtttattattattcaacatcaatttgttcaagAGCAAACGTTGGAACTTATGTTGGTGGTCGTACTCTGACTACTTGGGGTGTTTCAGCTACCAAGTATCGTTCATCAACTCTGACTAGTTCATTAACTAGAAAAAGTTCATCTATTGGAGCCAGTCCTTCAATTGCAATTGCTCTGTCTACTAAAGAAAGTTCATCAACTGAAAGTTCCTCATCCCTTGAACAAAGCTCCTCAGCTGGACAAAGTTCATCGACTGAACAAAGTCCCTCAACTGAGGTctcctcttcttcatccATTGAAGAAAGTTCATCTAATCAAGATATTTCATCTACTGATAGTATTACAACTATTAGCTCAGACTCTTCCACAGGTAATACTGACTCACCAACTcaaggtggtggtggaaaCAGTGGAAACAATGGAAGCAATGGGGATGGGGGAAATGATGctagtggtggtggtggtgttgttAACGAGAACGAACAAGCATCATCCCCTCCAAGTTCACAATCTTCAACAAACAGTAACCAACCTAATAGTTCTCAAACAGCACCAGGAGCTGCTAATTATTTGTCAAGTGTCAGTGTTGGTacattgatgattttggtCTTAGGgttgatttga